The window GACATGATGCGCGAACTCGTTCCTCGCCTAGTGATCGGGGTGGCCTATAGCTACAACGTAGGCATGAGCAGTCGCCGTGGGCGCGGAAGTGGCGATATCCTCTATTTGGATGCCGATCAGAATCCTTCGCTACCTAATTTTAGCAAACCGGGAGTCGATTTCCTCTTCAAGTACCAGGGTTTTTCGGCCGTTGGCGAGTTCGTGAGCACTGCGGCCACCGTGCCCAACGACATCGTGTATCGAGTGCGGAACGATGGCTCTTTGGTGACCACTTTCCCGGTGGGCGACGGCGACGACGTCGAAAACTACGTGAAGGGCCGCATGATGCTCGGCATGGGCTACAATATTCAGATGGGCTACCTCTTCAAGAACCGCTTTTCGATCGACGCGCGCTACACCCATTTGTCGGCCGATGAATATAGCTTTCTGAATAACGGCATCTTCTACAACCGCCCGAATTACTACACCTCCGGCGTGTCGCAATACCTGTCCAAAATGTACGGCATCAAGATCCGGGCTTCCGTGGACTGCGTAGACGCGGCCGAGGGCAGCAACGATTTCGACGGCGTGGCCAAGACCGGAGACGAATGGATCTTCCGCCTCATCACCTCATTTGCTCTGTGATATGAAGAATTTACGCTACATCATATTGATCTTTTGCGCCTACGGCGCGATTGGCCAGCCTGTGCCGCAGACCAAAAAAGTGACGGAGAAGTTCTTTCCGGATTCCAAGCTGACCATCACCACGCCGGCATTTCAAAAGGACAAAGGCTTTACGGATCACGCCGAAATGATGGCCTTTCTCGACGCGATGGTGGCCGCACATCCGGACTTTATTTCTTACACTGCGATTGGTGAAAGCCAAAAGGGAAAGTCGATCCCGCTGGTGCCACTCACGCATCGTGCCGCAGG of the Candidatus Poribacteria bacterium genome contains:
- a CDS encoding peptidase, translated to MKNLRYIILIFCAYGAIGQPVPQTKKVTEKFFPDSKLTITTPAFQKDKGFTDHAEMMAFLDAMVAAHPDFISYTAIGESQKGKSIPLVPLTHRAAG